One Miscanthus floridulus cultivar M001 chromosome 11, ASM1932011v1, whole genome shotgun sequence DNA window includes the following coding sequences:
- the LOC136494429 gene encoding PI-PLC X domain-containing protein At5g67130-like: MAVATVRRRRCFLLVLGTAIATAASLFGAASGAALVGDSCKASSTSDGGGCGKGLRCTTCVPPPGTGPAACARTTPIDPKTHGTGLPFNRYSWLTTHNSFAVVGTKSPLGSAIISPPNQEDSVSEQLKNGVRGLMLDAYDFNGAVWFCHSFHGRCLPFTAYVPALSVLTEVRVFLEANPSEVVTVFLEDYAAPGSLSNAFNAAGLSKYWFPESLMPSPSKGGGGDWPLLKDMIADNHRLIVFTSKKGKQGTEGLAYEWDYVVETQYGSEGMSDGGCPKRSESRPMDSKAQSLVLLNFFTSNPSQSWACSNNSAPLISRLNACYQASANRWANYIAVDFYMRSNGGGAPLATDVANGRLQCGRDSIAYCKPSSAPAPASASSPSPAPAPDFAAAASPSSPGPAPGPANSYYSTTG; this comes from the exons ATGGCCGTGGCCACGGTCCGGCGGCGGCGTTGCTTCCTCCTTGTGCTGGGAACGGCCATTGCCACTGCCGCCTCGTTATTCGGCGCGGCGTCCGGCGCCGCGCTGGTGGGCGATTCGTGCAAGGCGTCGTCCACCTCggacggcggcggctgcggcaaGGGGCTGCGCTGCACCACCTGCGTGCCACCGCCGGGGACGGGACCCGCCGCGTGCGCGCGGACCACGCCCATCGACCCCAAGACGCAC GGCACGGGTCTCCCCTTCAACAGGTACTCGTGGCTGACGACGCACAACTCGTTCGCGGTGGTGGGCACCAAGTCGCCGCTGGGGTCCGCCATCATCTCGCCGCCCAACCAGGAGGACTCGGTGAGCGAGCAGCTCAAGAACGGCGTGCGGGGCCTCATGCTGGACGCCTACGACTTCAACGGCGCCGTCTGGTTCTGCCACTCCTTCCACGGGCGGTGCCTGCCATTCACCGCCTACGTGCCCGCGCTGAGCGTCCTCACGGAGGTCCGGGTGTTCCTCGAGGCCAACCCGTCCGAGGTGGTCACCGTGTTTCTGGAGGACTACGCCGCGCCGGGGTCCCTCAGCAACGCCTTCAACGCCGCCGGACTGTCCAAGTACTGGTTCCCCGAGTCCCTGATGCCCAGCCCCAGCAAGGGCGGCGGTGGTGACTGGCCGCTGCTCAAGGACATGATCGCCGACAACCACCGACTCATCGTGTTCACGTCCAAGAAAGGGAAGCAGGGGACGGAGGGCCTCGCGTACGAGTGGGACTACGTCGTGGAAACCCAAT ATGGGAGCGAGGGCATGTCGGATGGCGGGTGCCCGAAGCGGTCCGAGTCTCGGCCCATGGACTCCAAGGCCCAGTCACTGGTGCTGCTCAACTTCTTCACCAGCAACCCGAGCCAGAGCTGGGCCTGCAGCAACAACTCCGCGCCGCTCATCAGCAGGCTCAACGCCTGCTACCAGGCATCCGCCAACCGATGGGCCAACTACATCGCCGTCGATTTTTACATG aggagcaacggcggcggcgctcccctGGCCACCGACGTCGCCAACGGCCGCCTCCAGTGTGGCCGCGACAGCATCGCCTACTGCAAGCCGTCTTCTGCTCCGGCACCCGCATCGGCTTCTTCACCGTCTCCTGCCCCGGCACCGGATTTTGCAGCCGCCGCTTCTCCGTCGTCTCCGGGGCCGGCACCTGGGCCTGCTAATagctactactctactactgGTTAA